One part of the Populus alba chromosome 18, ASM523922v2, whole genome shotgun sequence genome encodes these proteins:
- the LOC140954954 gene encoding receptor-like protein 9a, whose amino-acid sequence MGFNRFSLPAVAVIMMINAMLLSQGCLEEERIALLQIKTSFNLTSYPWGEDALCCSWYGVTCSNSTTRRVVEIHLSNSISWSLEDWYPISMAGWYSDASMGGWYLNASIFLPFQELNVLDLGGNGIAGCVANEGFERLSRLAKLEVLYLGINNFNNSILSSLKELSSLKDLFLNDNQLQGSINMKA is encoded by the exons ATGGGATTCAACAGGTTCTCTCTGCCAGCAGTGGCTGTGATAATGATGATTAATGCCATGCTTCTATCGCAAGGGTGTTTGGAGGAAGAACGAATTGCTCTTTTGCAAATCAAAACTTCCTTTAATCTTACGTCATACCCTTGGGGAGAAGATGCCCTCTGTTGCAGCTGGTATGGAGTTACCTGCAGCAATTCCACTACAAGACGAGTCGTCGAAATTCATCTTTCAAACTCAATATCTTGGTCATTGGAAGATTGGTACCCAATTTCAATGGCAGGATGGTACTCAGATGCTTCAATGGGAGGATGGTACCTAAATGCATCTATATTTCTTCCCTTTCAAGAACTCAATGTTCTTGACTTGGGTGGAAATGGCATAGCTGGCTGTGTTGCGAATGAAG GTTTCGAAAGGCTATCAAGACTTGCCAAATTGGAGGTTCTTTACTTGGGTATCAATAACTTCAATAATAGCATCCTATCATCCCTTAAAGAGCTTTCATCTCTCAAAGATCTATTTCTTAATGATAACCAGTTGCAAGGATCAATAAACATGAAAG CCTAA